The sequence below is a genomic window from Sulfurimonas sp..
TTAGAGTGAACAAGAGTAGTAACATCTAATCTTCTCATACCAGCATTACGAATACGAGTTAACGCATCCGACACTAAATCATTAATCATCTATTTTTTCCTTAGTTGTGATTGTTTTATGATTGATTTATCGTAAAACAATTACTAATTATTAGAAGTTTCCTCTTGAATTACCAAGAAGACTTTCTAACACCTGGGATTAATCCCTCGTTTGCCATTTTTCTAAAACATACACGGCATATTCCGAAGTCACGAAGAACAGAGTGAGGACGACCGCAAATCTGACATCTTGTATAACCGCGAACTTTAAACTTTGGCTCTCTTGCTGCTTTAACAATCATTGATTTCTTAGCCATTAGTTACTCCCTTTAGTAAAAGGCATACCTAATTTCTCTAAAAGAGCAAATGCTGCCTTATCTGAATCAGCAGTTGTTACAACCGTGATATTCATACCATGAATCTGCATAATAGAATCATAACTAATCTCTGGGAAAATAAGTTGTTCTTGTAATCCAAAGTTATAGTTACCGCGACCGTCAAAACCGTTTCTTGGAACTCCACGGAAGTCTTTTACACGAGGAAGAGCGATAGAAACAAGGCGATCAAAGAAGTTATACATCTTTTCACCGCGAAGAGTTACGCGAACACCTACCGGCATACCCTCACGAACTTTAAAACCCGCAACCGATTTTTTAGCTATT
It includes:
- a CDS encoding type Z 30S ribosomal protein S14, with translation MAKKSMIVKAAREPKFKVRGYTRCQICGRPHSVLRDFGICRVCFRKMANEGLIPGVRKSSW
- the rplE gene encoding 50S ribosomal protein L5, coding for MARLKEKYLGLKSELQAELGIKNPMQIPGLDKVVISVGTGFAMKDNKLIQNIENTITAIAGQKASTIIAKKSVAGFKVREGMPVGVRVTLRGEKMYNFFDRLVSIALPRVKDFRGVPRNGFDGRGNYNFGLQEQLIFPEISYDSIMQIHGMNITVVTTADSDKAAFALLEKLGMPFTKGSN